The proteins below are encoded in one region of Coturnix japonica isolate 7356 chromosome 10, Coturnix japonica 2.1, whole genome shotgun sequence:
- the TLNRD1 gene encoding talin rod domain-containing protein 1, producing the protein MASGGSGKSSSEVSGGGIPSGSSLQRKKLISICDHCKIKMQLVADLLLLSSETRPVNTESLSVFGESFEKCRDTIIARTKGLSILTHDVQSQLNMGRFGEVGESLMEMGELVVSLTECSAHAAYLAAVETPGAQPAMPGLVDRYKVTRCRHEVEHGCGVLKTTPLADMSPQLLLEVSQNMSKNLKFLTDACVLASEKSKDKFAKEQFKLSVKCMSTSASALLACVKEVKTSPSELTRNRCVLFSGPLVQSVYALVGFATEPQFLGKAATINPEGKAVQTAILGGAMSVVSACVLLTQCLRDIAQHPESSTKMSDYRERLRNSACAVSDGCNLLSQALRERSSPRTLPPVNSNSVN; encoded by the coding sequence ATGGCTAGCGGCGGCTCTGGCAAGTCCAGCAGCGAGGTGTCCGGCGGCGGCATCCCCAGCggcagctccctgcagaggAAGAAGCTCATCTCTATCTGCGACCACTGCAAGATCAAGATGCAACTGGTGGCCGATCTGCTTCTGCTGTCGAGCGAGACCAGGCCGGTGAACACCGAGAGCTTGTCTGTCTTCGGCGAGTCTTTCGAGAAGTGCAGGGACACGATTATCGCCAGGACCAAAGGACTTTCCATCCTGACCCACGACGTCCAGAGCCAGCTCAATATGGGACGCTTCGGGGAGGTGGGGGAAAGCCTGATGGAGATGGGGGAGCTGGTGGTCTCCCTGACCGAGTGCTCTGCCCACGCCGCTTACCTGGCAGCAGTGGAGACTCCGGGGGCCCAGCCTGCCATGCCCGGCTTGGTGGATCGCTACAAGGTGACGCGATGTCGGCACGAGGTGGAGCACGGCTGCGGGGTCTTGAAGACCACCCCCTTGGCAGATATGagccctcagctcctgctggaggTTTCCCAGAACATGTCCAAGAACTTGAAATTCCTGACAGACGCCTGCGTGCTGGCCAGTGAGAAATCCAAGGATAAGTTTGCTAAGGAGCAGTTCAAACTCAGTGTCAAATGTATGAGCACCAGCGCCTCTGCCCTCCTGGCGTGTGTCAAGGAGGTCAAGACTTCACCCAGCGAGCTGACCAGGAACCGCTGCGTCTTGTTCAGTGGACCTTTGGTGCAGTCTGTCTATGCTCTGGTGGGCTTTGCCACTGAGCCCCAGTTTTTGGGTAAAGCTGCCACCATCAATCCGGAGGGCAAAGCTGTGCAAACTGCTATCCTAGGAGGAGCCATGAGCGTGGTTTCTGCTTGTGTGCTCCTGACCCAATGCCTCAGGGATATAGCCCAACACCCCGAAAGTAGCACCAAAATGAGCGATTACAGGGAAAGGTTGAGGAACTCGGCTTGCGCCGTCTCCGATGGTTGCAACCTGTTATCTCAGGCACTAAGAGAAAGATCTTCACCCAGGACTTTACCGCCAGTGAACTCCAATTCTGTGAATTaa